One genomic window of Halictus rubicundus isolate RS-2024b chromosome 12, iyHalRubi1_principal, whole genome shotgun sequence includes the following:
- the Spin gene encoding lysolipid transporter protein spinster isoform X2 — MADDAVTPQIASYDYRMVNSENAQNTSTERRIKNGTMQSELRLVSRSDWLTVGVLCFVNLINYMDRFTIAGILTDIKKDFNIRNDESGLLQTAFILSYMVFAPLFGYLGDRYNRKIIMSSGVFLWCLTTFVGSYMKTFGWFLSFRALVGIGEASYSTIAPTIISDLFVKNLRSKMLAIFYFAIPVGSGLGYIVGGETARVTGVWQWGLRITPMLGVIAIILLLTVVRDPIRGEREGGVHLTNTAWSSDIKELLKNSSFMFSTAGFTCVAFVTGALAWWAPTFLQLGFALHPNSSNVDPDDVAFKFGLIGMAAGIIGVPLGSFMAQRLRVYWPHADALICAVGLLVSVPLLFFATIAASTNSVLCYTLIFFGQLSLNLNWSIVADILLYVVIPTRRSTAEAFQILIAHAFGDAGSPYLIGLLSEGLKTVLLPDLTFPGQVKPSVHETNDTLVEFRSLQYAMFMTMFVEVIGALFFFMTALHIQKDKAVVDLAIADKYLETKNNGQAESTHL, encoded by the exons ATGGCCGATGATGCCGTCACGCCGCAGATCGCCTCCTATGATTATCGTATGGTGAACTCAGAGAATGCACAGAACACTTCCACTGAGAGACGCATAAAAAACGGAACGATGCAGTCGGAACTCCGTTTGGTCAGCCGGAGCGACTGGCTCACTGTCGGCGTGCTATGCTTCGTCAACCTGATCAATTATATGGATCGTTTCACGATCGCTG GAATTTTGACCGATATAAAGAAGGACTTCAACATTCGCAATGACGAATCAGGATTATTGCAAACTGCATTTATATTGAGTTACATGGTGTTCGCCCCATTGTTTGGGTACTTGGGTGACCGGTATAACAGGAAGATTATAATGAGCAGCGGTGTGTTTCTATGGTGTTTGACGACGTTTGTTGGCTCCTACATGAAG ACGTTCGGATGGTTTCTATCGTTCAGAGCACTAGTTGGTATCGGTGAAGCTAGTTACTCTACCATAGCCCCGACGATAATAAGTGACCTATTTGTTAAAAATCTGAGATCCAAAATGCTggcaattttctattttgccATACCAGTTGGAAG TGGACTAGGATACATCGTAGGAGGTGAGACTGCAAGAGTTACAGGTGTCTGGCAATGGGGTTTACGAATTACACCCATGCTGGGCGTAATAGCAATTATTTTATTGCTTACCGTGGTAAGAGACCCTATCAGAGGGGAGAGAGAAGGTGGAGTTCATTTAACGAACACCGCATGGTCCAGTGACATCaaggaactattgaaaaa TTCAAGCTTTATGTTTTCTACTGCTGGATTTACATGTGTAGCTTTTGTGACCGGTGCACTGGCTTGGTGGGCGCCAACGTTCTTGCAGCTGGGATTCGCGTTACACCCGAACTCAAGTAACGTCGATCCAGACGA TGTAGCGTTCAAATTCGGATTAATAGGCATGGCGGCCGGTATAATAGGAGTGCCGTTAGGCTCGTTTATGGCCCAGAGACTAAGGGTGTACTGGCCACACGCTGATGCACTAATTTGTGCCGTGGGGCTCCTAGTCAGTGTACCATTGCTGTTCTTTGCTACCATAGCGGCCAGCACAAATTCTGTTCTATGTTACACGTTAATATTTTTCGGACAGCTGTCGTTGAACTTGAATTGGTCTATTGTAGCAGACATATTATTG TATGTGGTGATACCAACGAGAAGATCTACAGCAGAGGCCTTCCAAATACTTATCGCACACGCCTTCGGGGATGCAGGGAGCCCTTACCTCATTGGTTTG TTATCAGAAGGGCTGAAAACGGTTCTTCTTCCAGACTTGACTTTCCCTGGCCAAGTGAAGCCATCGGTGCACGAAACGAACGACACCTTGGTCGAATTTCGTAGCTTGCAATACGCGATGTTCATGACGATGTTCGTCGAGGTAATCGGCGCTCTGTTCTTCTTCATGACAGCGTTGCACATACAGAAGGACAAGGCGGTTGTTGATCTCGCGATCGCAG ACAAGTATCTAGAAACTAAGAATAATGGGCAGGCTGAATCAACGCATTTATAA
- the Spin gene encoding lysolipid transporter protein spinster isoform X1 — MADDAVTPQIASYDYRMVNSENAQNTSTERRIKNGTMQSELRLVSRSDWLTVGVLCFVNLINYMDRFTIAGILTDIKKDFNIRNDESGLLQTAFILSYMVFAPLFGYLGDRYNRKIIMSSGVFLWCLTTFVGSYMKTFGWFLSFRALVGIGEASYSTIAPTIISDLFVKNLRSKMLAIFYFAIPVGSGLGYIVGGETARVTGVWQWGLRITPMLGVIAIILLLTVVRDPIRGEREGGVHLTNTAWSSDIKELLKNSSFMFSTAGFTCVAFVTGALAWWAPTFLQLGFALHPNSSNVDPDDVAFKFGLIGMAAGIIGVPLGSFMAQRLRVYWPHADALICAVGLLVSVPLLFFATIAASTNSVLCYTLIFFGQLSLNLNWSIVADILLYVVIPTRRSTAEAFQILIAHAFGDAGSPYLIGLLSEGLKTVLLPDLTFPGQVKPSVHETNDTLVEFRSLQYAMFMTMFVEVIGALFFFMTALHIQKDKAVVDLAIAGESSSDSTYICNEEAEVEVQEDQHKP, encoded by the exons ATGGCCGATGATGCCGTCACGCCGCAGATCGCCTCCTATGATTATCGTATGGTGAACTCAGAGAATGCACAGAACACTTCCACTGAGAGACGCATAAAAAACGGAACGATGCAGTCGGAACTCCGTTTGGTCAGCCGGAGCGACTGGCTCACTGTCGGCGTGCTATGCTTCGTCAACCTGATCAATTATATGGATCGTTTCACGATCGCTG GAATTTTGACCGATATAAAGAAGGACTTCAACATTCGCAATGACGAATCAGGATTATTGCAAACTGCATTTATATTGAGTTACATGGTGTTCGCCCCATTGTTTGGGTACTTGGGTGACCGGTATAACAGGAAGATTATAATGAGCAGCGGTGTGTTTCTATGGTGTTTGACGACGTTTGTTGGCTCCTACATGAAG ACGTTCGGATGGTTTCTATCGTTCAGAGCACTAGTTGGTATCGGTGAAGCTAGTTACTCTACCATAGCCCCGACGATAATAAGTGACCTATTTGTTAAAAATCTGAGATCCAAAATGCTggcaattttctattttgccATACCAGTTGGAAG TGGACTAGGATACATCGTAGGAGGTGAGACTGCAAGAGTTACAGGTGTCTGGCAATGGGGTTTACGAATTACACCCATGCTGGGCGTAATAGCAATTATTTTATTGCTTACCGTGGTAAGAGACCCTATCAGAGGGGAGAGAGAAGGTGGAGTTCATTTAACGAACACCGCATGGTCCAGTGACATCaaggaactattgaaaaa TTCAAGCTTTATGTTTTCTACTGCTGGATTTACATGTGTAGCTTTTGTGACCGGTGCACTGGCTTGGTGGGCGCCAACGTTCTTGCAGCTGGGATTCGCGTTACACCCGAACTCAAGTAACGTCGATCCAGACGA TGTAGCGTTCAAATTCGGATTAATAGGCATGGCGGCCGGTATAATAGGAGTGCCGTTAGGCTCGTTTATGGCCCAGAGACTAAGGGTGTACTGGCCACACGCTGATGCACTAATTTGTGCCGTGGGGCTCCTAGTCAGTGTACCATTGCTGTTCTTTGCTACCATAGCGGCCAGCACAAATTCTGTTCTATGTTACACGTTAATATTTTTCGGACAGCTGTCGTTGAACTTGAATTGGTCTATTGTAGCAGACATATTATTG TATGTGGTGATACCAACGAGAAGATCTACAGCAGAGGCCTTCCAAATACTTATCGCACACGCCTTCGGGGATGCAGGGAGCCCTTACCTCATTGGTTTG TTATCAGAAGGGCTGAAAACGGTTCTTCTTCCAGACTTGACTTTCCCTGGCCAAGTGAAGCCATCGGTGCACGAAACGAACGACACCTTGGTCGAATTTCGTAGCTTGCAATACGCGATGTTCATGACGATGTTCGTCGAGGTAATCGGCGCTCTGTTCTTCTTCATGACAGCGTTGCACATACAGAAGGACAAGGCGGTTGTTGATCTCGCGATCGCAG GTGAATCTTCTTCAGATTCAACGTATATTTGCAACGAAGAAGCGGAGGTCGAGGTACAGGAGGACCAGCACAAACCATGA